In a single window of the Candidatus Krumholzibacteriia bacterium genome:
- a CDS encoding peptidylprolyl isomerase, giving the protein MFSRLILILSLFVAVLPLAAEEATETVVILETEQGDIALRFFPDLAPEHVKNFIHHAKEGNYTSTYFHRVIPNFMIQGGDFNTKNDNPKDDGMGGWSYKGEGTNLPAEFSDRAHKRGILSMARSQNPNSAGSQFFLMHADAPFLDGKYTVFGETVDGIEVVDKIVNANRDQRDRPLKNQFVHEVQVEEWKTSVVEEAKKTMWAEDRSAGKGK; this is encoded by the coding sequence AGTTCTTCCGCTCGCGGCCGAAGAGGCCACTGAAACCGTGGTCATTCTGGAAACCGAGCAGGGCGACATTGCCCTTCGCTTTTTCCCCGACCTGGCACCTGAGCATGTAAAGAACTTCATCCACCATGCAAAGGAAGGCAATTACACGAGCACCTATTTTCACCGTGTGATTCCGAACTTCATGATCCAGGGCGGCGACTTCAACACGAAGAACGACAACCCCAAGGACGATGGTATGGGCGGCTGGAGCTACAAGGGTGAGGGCACGAACCTCCCGGCCGAGTTCAGCGACCGTGCCCACAAGCGCGGTATCCTGTCGATGGCCCGATCGCAGAACCCGAACAGTGCCGGCAGCCAGTTCTTCCTCATGCATGCGGACGCGCCCTTCCTGGACGGCAAGTACACGGTCTTTGGAGAAACGGTTGATGGCATCGAAGTGGTCGACAAGATCGTCAACGCGAACCGCGACCAGCGCGATCGCCCCCTCAAGAACCAGTTCGTCCATGAAGTACAGGTCGAGGAGTGGAAAACCTCTGTGGTGGAGGAAGCCAAAAAGACGATGTGGGCGGAAGATCGATCCGCCGGGAAGGGTAAGTAG
- a CDS encoding peptidylprolyl isomerase encodes MADTRVTLKTNRGDIVLKFFPDAAPEHVKNFLEHTRSGYYTGCTFHRVIPGFMIQGGDPNTKPGASGAPGTGGYSYRGEGTQLEAEFNERLHKRGILSMARAQDPNSAGSQFFIMHDDAPFLDGQYTVFGEVVSGLEAVDAIVSSDRDPGDKPLEDQRIEDVTVEE; translated from the coding sequence ATGGCAGACACACGAGTAACCCTGAAGACGAACCGCGGCGACATTGTCCTGAAGTTCTTTCCCGATGCTGCGCCCGAGCATGTAAAGAACTTCCTGGAACACACCCGCAGCGGTTACTACACGGGCTGCACCTTCCATCGGGTGATCCCCGGATTCATGATCCAGGGCGGCGATCCGAACACCAAGCCCGGGGCAAGTGGTGCGCCCGGAACGGGAGGCTACAGCTATCGTGGCGAGGGAACGCAGCTGGAGGCCGAGTTCAACGAGCGTCTCCACAAGCGCGGTATCCTCTCGATGGCCCGCGCACAGGACCCGAACAGTGCCGGAAGCCAGTTCTTCATCATGCACGATGACGCGCCCTTTCTGGACGGGCAGTACACGGTCTTCGGTGAAGTCGTCAGTGGCCTCGAAGCCGTCGATGCGATTGTCTCCAGCGACCGCGACCCCGGCGACAAGCCGCTTGAGGACCAGCGCATCGAGGATGTGACGGTGGAGGAGTAG